The following is a genomic window from uncultured Hyphomonas sp..
CAAAAAGACGATCAGCGCCGCCTGCCAGATCGGGATGCCGGCGCCGAAGCCTGCGCCCGCAGGGACCAGCCATGCGGCCAGGTACCCGACGGCCAGTGCCATAAGGGGGCGCGTGGTCACCGAATTCGTCAGGAAGGTCAGCACCGTCAGGCCGAAGTCGCGCCTGGTATAGGTGCGCAGCTGGCCGGTCACGGCCTCGATGATGAAAATGATCAGCGTCGCCAGGTAGACCCAAAGCGCGTCGGCGAGCGTGAAACTATGGTCAAGCATGAGGCATGGTCCCTATTGTATCTGTACGGTTTATTATGGAATTGCGATGGCGAAGGCCGGGGCGTGCCGGTCCATCAGGTTGCCGCCACCGGTGATCGCCATGGTGAAATCGGTCCGGGTCGCGGCCAGCTTCAACGTCACGCGCTTTCAAGTCTTCCTCCGCTAAACTGCCCGCGGAACCACTCTTCATGTGTCCCGTCAGGCTTCCTGTTTTGTCGAATTAATGCATATGCATTAAATATGCAACTGTCATACGCATCAGGATCGCGGCATAGAGGGACATCCACCCGAAGATGGCAGACAGGAGATGCGCGGACTTGGCCCGGCAGAGCGACACAAGGAATGGCAGGACGGCGATTATCGAGGCGGCAGAAGCCCTGTTCGCCGAATACGGCCTGCACGGTGCCTCTTTCCGTCAGATCAGCGAGGCGGCGAACCAGAAGAATGCCTCCGCCATCCAGTACCATTTCGGATCGCGCGACCAGCTGGTGGAGGCGGTGTTCGAAAACCGGATGCGCTACATCAATCCGAAGCGCCTGAAGCTGCTGGATGAGGTCCGGCCGACCGGCGGCAGTGAGGAAGTCCGTGCGCTGGTCAGCGTCTGGGTCTGGCCGCTCGCCGAGGAGCTGCAGCCAAGGGAAGAGGGCAACCACTATGTGCAATTCCTGGCGCGGGCTGCGCGGGAAAAGCAGATGGCCATCCAGCTTGCCCCGATTGACCTGATGACCGGCTGGTTCGGGACCACCGAGCGCATCACCCGGCTGATGCCGGACTTGCCTGAAATGGTCTCCCTGACGCGTGTGCTGGCCGCTGGCGACCAGTGCCTGAACTGCCTCGCCACATTCGAGGCCGAGGGGGCAGGGGCTTCACCCGAATTCGAACTTCAGGTCGAAACCCTGATCGACATGATCACCGCCGGCCTGATGGCGCCGATGTCCGAAGCCAGCGAGCGGGCGATGAAAAAACAGGGCGGGCGGCACAAACAATCCTGATTGCAGGGGCTGCCTCAATCCGGACACCAGTCCTGCGGCCTGTTGCTGCTTGACGTTGGAGCGGAGGCGGATCACATCGCATCCACGATGAAAGAGCCCCTCACAGCCACCCCTCCTGTGGACACGCCCGCGCGCCGCGCCATGGTGCTCGGCGGCGCCTTGCTGGCGGTGGTGCTGCTGGTTTTCGGTCTCGGGAAGCTGGGTATCCTGCCGAGCGGGGAGGCGATGACCGCCTGGATGGACGGCATGGCCGACAGCCCGTGGGGCCTGCCGGCGCTGATTTTGGTCTTCTGTATCGCAGCCTTTATCGGCGTGCCGCAGTTTGCGCTGATTGCGGCTGCGGTCGCCGTCTTCGGCCCCTGGGCCGGCGGGGTGTATTCCTGGATCGCGACCATGGCGTCGGGCGCACTGACCTTTTATGTCGGCCGCCTGACGGGGGAGCAGGCTTTCCGGCGCTATGCGGGCAAGACGGCCAACCGGCTGGCAGGCTTTATCGGGCGCAACGCCTTCGTTGCCAGCGCCGTCGTGCGCAACGTGCCGACCGGGCCGCTGCTGCTGGTCAACATGGCGTTCGGCGTCAGCCATGCGCGGTTCCTGCCTTTCTGGGCCGGCCTGGGCGTCGGCACGATCCCGAAGATCATTCTGGTTGCCTTTGCCGGGCGTAGCCTTCTGGCCGCGCTGCAGGGCAATCCGGTGACGGCGATCCTCGCCGCGCTGGCCGCGGTTGCCGTTTATGCGGGCATCGCCTTCTGGGTGCGCCAGCGTGTGCGAAAATCGGGGCAATCTGTTGCCCTGATCGGCACAGGCGCGGTTGACAATTCGGGCGATCTGCCGGAATAACCGCATCATGCGCAAGAATATGCCCCTACTCCTGCTTCTTACCGGCCCCTGGCCGGTGCCGACTGCTCCGCACTAAGTCCGGGGCAGGCGCACGGTCAGGGGATTCTAGCCGAACCTTTTCCGATATTCCCCAGATCCAGGCAGCCTGCCATGACCAAGCCAGACCATATCCGCATCTTCGACACCACATTGCGTGACGGCGAACAATCGCCCGGCGCATCCATGACCCATGGCGAGAAACTCGAACTCGCCGCCCTGATGGAAGACATGGGCGTCGACGTGATCGAAGCCGGCTTCCCCGCCGCCTCGGAAGGCGACTTCGCTTCCGTCAGCGAGATTGCCCGCCGCTCGAAGAACGCCATTATCTGCGGCCTGTCCCGCTCGACCGAGAAGGACATCGAGCGCTGCGGCGAAGCCGTGCGCAACGCCGCCCGCCCGCGCATCCACACTTTCATCTCCACCAGCCCCGTGCACATGAAGCACAAGCTGCAGATGGGCCCGAATGCCGTGCTCGAAGCGGTCGGCCGGTCTGTCAGCCAGGCGCGCAACCTGGTCGACGATGTCGAGTGGAGCGCAGAGGACGCCACCCGCACAGAATTCGACTTCCTGTGCAAATGTATCGACGTTGCCATCCAGAGCGGCGCGACCACGATCAATATTCCGGACACGGTCGGCTATTCCCACCCGGACGAATATGGCCGCCTGTTCAAGCGCCTGATCGAGAATGTTGCCAATTCGGACAAGGTGATCTGGTCGGCGCACTGCCATAACGACCTCGGCCTCGCGGTTGCCAACTCCATCAGCGCCGTCGCCAATGGCGCCCGCCAGGTGGAGTGTGCGATCAATGGCCTCGGCGAGCGCGCCGGTAACGCTGCATTGGAAGAAGTCGTGATGGCGCTGCGCGTCCGTCACGACACACTGCCCTACACGACCGGTGTGAAGAGCGAATACCTCTCACGCGCCTCGGCTATGCTGAGCCGCATCACGGGCTTCCCGGTACAGTACAACAAGGCCATCGTCGGCAAGAACGCGTTCGCCCATGAAAGCGGCATCCACCAGGATGGCATGCTGAAGAACTCGGAAACCTACGAGATCATGAAGCCGGAAGATGTCGGTGTCGCCAAGACCTCTCTGGTCATGGGCAAGCTGTCCGGCCGCCACGCCTTCCGCGACAAGCTGGAATCACTGGGCTACGTGCTGGAGCAGGACGCGCTGAACGACGCCTTCAAGCGCTTCAAGGCGCTGGCCGACAAGAAGAAGCACGTTTTCGACGATGACATCGTGGCGCTGGTGGATGATCAGCTGGCGGAAGAAGGCGAGCGCGCGATGTTCAAGCGCCTGCGCGTCGTGGCTGGCACCGAAGGCCCGCAGACGGCCGAGATCGACCTGGTCATGGATGGCGAAGACAAGTTCGCCATCGCCCGCGGCAACGGCCCGGTGGATGCGGTCTTCAACGCGATCCGGTCGCTGATCCCGCATGCCGGCAAGCTGGACCTCTACCAGGTCCATGCCGTGACCGGTGGAACGGATGCGCAGGCCACCGTGTCTGTGCGCCTGAACGATGCCGACGGCTTCATGGCCACGGGCCGGGCGTCCGATCCGGACACGCTGGTGGCGAGCGCCAAGGCCTACCTCCACGCGGTCAACAAGCTGGAAAACCGCAAGGCCAAGCGCCAGGCGGCCTGATATTCCCTTGAAAACAGCCTCTTACTCCCGTGCGTCGCGCGCGGGAGTAAGGTCGGCTGTGTGCTGACGAGACCGTTTCATGGAACTCTGGATCCCGGTCACCCTTGCGGCGGCTTTCTCCCAGAATTTGCGCAATGCGCTGCAGAAGACGCTGAAGGGCCGCCTCTCGACATGGGGCGCGACAGCCAGCCGTTTTGTCTTTGCGGCGCCGCTGGCCGTGCTGTTCTTCTTCGCCTTGCGAGGTGCAACAGGGCAGGGCGTCGGCGTGCCGCCGGGCAGCTTCTATGCCTGGGGCATGGTCGGCGGGCTCGCGCAGATCATCGCGACGGGCTTGCTGATCCATCTCTTCTCCTACACGAACTTTGCCGTGGCCACCGCCTTCACCAAGACAGAGCCGCTGCAGACGGCCCTGTTCGGCATCGTCCTTCTGGGGGACCGGCTGACAGGCGGGGCGGCGGTCGCCATCCTGATCAGCCTGCTGGGCGTGATCCTCGTCTCCATGCCGGGCGGTGAGGGAAAGGCGCGTTTCCGGATCGACAGCAAGGTCTGGATCGGCGTGCTCTCCGGCGGCCTGTTCGGCCTCTCCGCCGTGGCGTATCGCGGGGCATCGCTCTCGTTGCCGGAAGGCGGCGTGGTGCTGCGGGCGTCCGCCTCGCTTGCCTTCGTGACGGTGTTCCAGGCGGTCACCATCCTCCTCTGGCTGGCCTGGCGGGAACGTGGGCAGGTGGCACATCTCGTGCGGGCCTGGCGCACCGCCTCGCTGGTGGGCGTAACCGGCATGCTTGGCTCGCTCGGCTGGTTCACAGCGTTCACGCTGGAAAATGCCGCCCATGTGCGGGCCGTGGGGCAGGTGGAGGTCATCTTCACGCTGGCCATCTCGATCCTGTTCTTCCGCGAGAAAGTCACGCCGCGAGAGATCGCAGGTG
Proteins encoded in this region:
- a CDS encoding 2-isopropylmalate synthase, giving the protein MTKPDHIRIFDTTLRDGEQSPGASMTHGEKLELAALMEDMGVDVIEAGFPAASEGDFASVSEIARRSKNAIICGLSRSTEKDIERCGEAVRNAARPRIHTFISTSPVHMKHKLQMGPNAVLEAVGRSVSQARNLVDDVEWSAEDATRTEFDFLCKCIDVAIQSGATTINIPDTVGYSHPDEYGRLFKRLIENVANSDKVIWSAHCHNDLGLAVANSISAVANGARQVECAINGLGERAGNAALEEVVMALRVRHDTLPYTTGVKSEYLSRASAMLSRITGFPVQYNKAIVGKNAFAHESGIHQDGMLKNSETYEIMKPEDVGVAKTSLVMGKLSGRHAFRDKLESLGYVLEQDALNDAFKRFKALADKKKHVFDDDIVALVDDQLAEEGERAMFKRLRVVAGTEGPQTAEIDLVMDGEDKFAIARGNGPVDAVFNAIRSLIPHAGKLDLYQVHAVTGGTDAQATVSVRLNDADGFMATGRASDPDTLVASAKAYLHAVNKLENRKAKRQAA
- a CDS encoding helix-turn-helix domain-containing protein, translating into MARQSDTRNGRTAIIEAAEALFAEYGLHGASFRQISEAANQKNASAIQYHFGSRDQLVEAVFENRMRYINPKRLKLLDEVRPTGGSEEVRALVSVWVWPLAEELQPREEGNHYVQFLARAAREKQMAIQLAPIDLMTGWFGTTERITRLMPDLPEMVSLTRVLAAGDQCLNCLATFEAEGAGASPEFELQVETLIDMITAGLMAPMSEASERAMKKQGGRHKQS
- a CDS encoding DMT family transporter, translated to MELWIPVTLAAAFSQNLRNALQKTLKGRLSTWGATASRFVFAAPLAVLFFFALRGATGQGVGVPPGSFYAWGMVGGLAQIIATGLLIHLFSYTNFAVATAFTKTEPLQTALFGIVLLGDRLTGGAAVAILISLLGVILVSMPGGEGKARFRIDSKVWIGVLSGGLFGLSAVAYRGASLSLPEGGVVLRASASLAFVTVFQAVTILLWLAWRERGQVAHLVRAWRTASLVGVTGMLGSLGWFTAFTLENAAHVRAVGQVEVIFTLAISILFFREKVTPREIAGVLLVAAGVVALVLLAH
- a CDS encoding VTT domain-containing protein, translated to MKEPLTATPPVDTPARRAMVLGGALLAVVLLVFGLGKLGILPSGEAMTAWMDGMADSPWGLPALILVFCIAAFIGVPQFALIAAAVAVFGPWAGGVYSWIATMASGALTFYVGRLTGEQAFRRYAGKTANRLAGFIGRNAFVASAVVRNVPTGPLLLVNMAFGVSHARFLPFWAGLGVGTIPKIILVAFAGRSLLAALQGNPVTAILAALAAVAVYAGIAFWVRQRVRKSGQSVALIGTGAVDNSGDLPE